From the genome of Liolophura sinensis isolate JHLJ2023 chromosome 5, CUHK_Ljap_v2, whole genome shotgun sequence:
acgacggcggccagcattatatggtgggagcaaacagGGCAGAGGGTCGGCTTATGATCGGAGAAAATGAGACAAACCACGGCATGGGTCATATTTTATGCTCGGGCGAAGGAAACAGGATTcgcctggtgtaaaccaccggcctttggcaaTTAACTGTCACACTTACACCGATGTGCAGAGATTATATCTGGCACCGAAAGAGTTCAAATGAGCGTAAAAGGACGGCGGCTTCCGTCTTCGTCGTCCTATGGATGATTTGGTAATCGTTCCTTTCAGGAAGACagtgttcatttcatttatttattactttgtttattttgtatatttattaggatttaatgccattctcaagGATAGTTCACTATAGTGACGGCGGTTAAGTCTTACacagttggaggaaaccagagtgctcaACCATAGACCTTTACCGAGTGTAACTGTATGGGGAACCTTTTCACTTTTGCGCGAGCtctatgtgtatgtgtgtcagACGAATGGAATAGTAAGTGATTTCCACgcagtgaacttcatgtaagaccatactacactcaaaaagttaatctgttaattttaacagaaagtcttttgtctgagtgatgctacagaatgtattctgttattataacatatattCTCTCATATTCAACGTACTATCCctttagtctaatagaatctttatgttgaattaatagaatatgtgtgttatatttaacagaaaaatctgctgcaatagcagaatgcattctagcatcaccaaGACAGCAGACTTTGCTAAAaataacacattaattttttgagtgtacaagCGCTGTCGACCGCGTGATGTCACAAATGCAACGAGGACAGTGAAGTCATGGGGgtggcgggggtggggggatcTGTAGGGTTGTATTCGAATGCACGCAGTTGTGTGACTCGAGTGCAGCATTCTCGTGTGAGCTGATACGAATGTGTATAAGAGCTGATGCGAATGTGTATAAGAGCTGATACGAATGTGTATAAGGGCTGATACGAATGTGTACAAAAAGGTGGTGCTTTATTTTAATCGTTCTTGTTGCACCCGTTCCAAATAAAATCTCATTCGAAACCTCGCTCTCGTGAGGGATCAACACGAGAACAGCGATTCGAATACGCCCTAGGATTCCCTGTCCAAGATGAGATTCTCTAAAACTTTGATAATAGGTTATACCGGTATTATAACTTTGCTCAGTTGATAAACCCCCGTGTCCTGTAACCAGATTCCCTATCCACGGTGAGATTCTCCAAAACCATGATCGTATACGTACTAGCCATTGAATGCTATAGTCATGCAGGTCATTTAAAGACAAGCCTCTTGACTACTCAGCCACTGggaaaatgaaattcaacacatgaaacaaacatacagataaccatgtacatgatgtattgGAAAACGACATGCGCAAACGGCCACGTGTGCGTCACCGACCTCTTATTGTCTTGTGGGACCTAAAAAAGCGAGATCGGGCCAATCCACAATTTCCCTGTACTAGGACGGGGTTGAACCCACGCCACCTTTGTCCTAGCCACAATAAGTCATGCGACTTATTAGTACTTATTTAATTCATCCGtcttagaacattccttgcgcttttccaacatcatcattgaaaactgctgactgcttttctttgtatgatataattaagacgcacagcataaagaaaaaccagagcagcaaggACAACATGATAACCGGCAAATGGTCTCACTTAACGGGTGAAAAATGGCCttctgtcaatttacctcagttacccCTAGCACTTTAGCTAAAACGGAATTAGGTTAACGGCAATTTCTTTGACGTCACTGacctagaattactaaaaatactgtgttgtcatcacatttaacatacaataatatgAATCCGTCTAATTTTCATGCtgtatatacttttttagttctgtggttgtttgtgttgaacgttgtgaTAGGAATCCCCCTTGCAATTACTGACTTGGAACGCCGGTTTTGACTTAAGGGCTGTTATAGGAATGCCTGTTTTGATGCCTAGACTCACAATCACTCGGCCACGACTCCCTCCATAACCCCGTAACGACCATCTGTACAGAGCTTGTCCATTTCTTTCGATCAAACAATGCCATCTGTTTCCACCTTTCGTCGCTCTGTTGAAATGAATTCACTGCAGAGTATATACACAAGAATAGAGGCAACAACTCTGTTCTTTGGAttaaacaagtttatttttattacgtTGAACAAACATCCCAAAGCCAAGGAGAGCACCATTTCttatcaaaacataaataaataggagATCTTCTCGTTTCTACGTTTCGTCAATTGAGTATGTGTATACCTGGATTGAAAAATTGGATACATGTCCTAGCCGTGAACACTGAGTAAGTATTTCATAGGCATGACAGAAACTAATATAGGAAAATAGAACATAATATAACAAAGTaggaaacaatgaaataattaatgTGTAAAGGAAATGTCATTTTGGCTTATACACGCTACGTTTGGAGATTCCACAAAAAGCAATTCAAAAAGAGCTTTGGGGCAATGAAAACATATGCTATGAAATTATTTCTTGgctgaagggagataacttctaCGCTTCATGTATGCAAAACAAAAAGTGCTTTATCTATACAATGCACGGAATGAGATGTTGTATACAAGGGTTAGATAATATTAAATACGCTATACGTAAGATTTTTGTCAAGTTGACCTGCGAAAATTCAATCGAAGTTTTGCTATTAGTTGCCTAATTCACAAAATATGAGCctcatttttgcatgttttactGTTTAAAATCGGTAAGTTCTAAAAAAATCTAAAGCGGGCCGCACTATAAGTTTTTCacactttagaatcattttaacactataccTTGCAACTCTACACGTCCGGTATTTACGGACTAACTatggcaataatttgagctattgtTGGTAAACACGGAAAATTGGATTTGATTAGCTAACATCTCCGGCATAGCTTCTTACAAAAACACACTGCCGTATGTTTGGAAAGGTGATGTCTTTGAAAAAAGCATGGAAAAGTGAAAAGCTGGTTGATCAGTGACTGGAGCTATATATATGCTATGATCAGTGGTAGAGACCTTCGTCTGAAATGATGAACCGGGCTGCCCCACTGCCCCACATGAGAAGAACTTCTTGCATTAGAGCAAATTTGTAAGAGGGGTTTAAACATAGCCCAGCCTTAAGTCAGCTTCTGACTGGACAAAGTTCTTGTAAATAAACTGGCATCAGAATGCATCTCTGCTGTGAAAACTTTTAACTCCTGCTTTAGCACACAATATATCCAAAGATAACttacaaaatcaataaaaaaagtaTGACGATTACTTTATACAAGCATGCATATACGTTGTTTTGATATTAATCATTAAAAGTATAGCAATCACTTGTCTGGTGttgcaatgaatgaatgattgtggcttaatgTTAATCTGGCAATATTGCAGCAATCAGCATGGCTAGCTGatgtaacaaaattaaaataaaaaattatccaCCAAATCATTTTGTCAAGTCTGAGCATGTTGTAAGAGCAGTGCATCCATATCATTATTTATAAACCCACAGGTATGTAATTTTGGGCCTGGGTGGCTGAGgcggttagcacgccagcgcaacgcaatgacccaggagcctttcaccaatgcggtcgcagtgagttcaagtccagctcatgctgacttcctctctggccgcacatgggaaggtctgccagcaacatgcagatggtcatgggtttctcttGGGTTCTACTCAgctttctcccaccacaatgcttaCCGCGgtagtgaaagtgaaatattcttgagtatggtgtaaaacactaatcaaataaataaatcaaatcaaagtatTTATCATCATTGTATGTATCATTTAACTGTAGCTATACTGGCATACACTGAACGGCTTCCTTTCCTGAAGATGCACAATCTGTGAAGATACTATGTTTGCTGAATGATTCAAAAACTATTACCTGAACATGATACAACTATTGTATAGTTTTAGTCTTCACTACTAGAAGAACCTATGAGCAAGGCTATTCCCTTCTCCAAAAAGAACAAAAGGCTAGAAATATGTTCTATCCCTCTCTATCTGTGATGCAGCCAGAGCatgttggggggtggggtggggggggggggggtagaggAATGCTGCAGCtaactgaacatgtatattcaaaatTCTGactcccaaattcccatttaaAAGCTTCCACGGATGACAGATTTCCAAACAATTCTGAGATCAAAGTGTGTTTTGGCCGGCTATTTTATATTCACATATTCCTATTTTATATTCACATATTCCTATGTTATATTCACATATTCCTATTTCATATTCGGATATTCCTATTTTATATCTCACAAATGTTAATGTCATGAACTGTCCCACATGTACCGTGTACAAGGttagagagtaaaacagccAGTACAGCCTGAGACATATAATCTTTATGTGTGCAcattatatagatgtatatcataaatgtgtgcatattaataacatatgtgtgcatgttacatatatgtatgtgtaaacatacatctgtctaaatatttcatgtacattgaCAGTAATACACTGGCCGCTATGTGACAGAGATTCAAAGAACAGACCAACACTCATTTCATTCCATGAAAAGAATGAAAGTGAAAAGATAGCTACCATGCCACACAGGCTCAAACAGGAGTGTACTTGTACCTACAAAAATAATGATAGAAAcatagaaaaatacaaaaaaaaaaaccaaagagCTACCAAATACGTATTTACCTTGCACCTTGCTGcagccattttcattttgtgattAATAACTTATTATACCTGCCCTTTATACAGAATTATTAACAACAAAATATCACTACTTGACCTGACAATAGGGCAGTTATTTTAATACACTTATTATATTGAGAAAatggtaaaaataataaattatatacatgaaataataaTCATATTTGGCTTCATGTGTTATTAATGGCACTTACATGCACCTTCAATACAgactgctaaaaaaaaaaaagttaaaacttaAAAAGGTAGACAGCCGTAAACCTATAGCGCAGGTGTAAAGTAGGACAAATCACTTGTAACCCGttcacaatgaaatattaaaagcaCGTTTGGCACAGTCTGAGGAAGCTGTTTGTATGGCCATCATTAATAGATCTtccaaaatgtttttattgggATTTCACAAAAGTTCTTTTGTgaaagaatttttctcttaaaatgaatttcttttaaATCCCTATATGTTTAATTagacagaataaaaaataaaacagaatttcCACCAAATAATCCTATTTTTTGTAGCATCTGGTTATGGccaacacaatattttgtaaGCACTGCCTAGTTTTCCTTGTGTATTAATGGTCATGACATAGTAATATTCTTCCAAGGTTGCTCCACATTCCTCATATCTAGGCCATGCgttgaaaaagattttttttttacatcttagCTAATGGAAAAGATAGGGATTTCAagaaaaatactgtatttcatcaaaAGTTTGGCATagaaaaatgcactttcagaaagacataaaaaacataaaatgctacttttgatgtcaacacgTGAGATTTTCTATGATCTATGAATCTTTGAGATAAACCTATTAGGTGAATGATTCAATCAGAAGCAAGTAAAATGTgtgacttgaaaaatgctaaattttgagtgaaatatagtaatattaagagaaaaataaaacaaaatcagaaattCCATCAATCCCGATAAAAACTTTTAGAGTAGGACCCTATTTTGGTTATCCCACAAAcgtatttttaatgatggccctACTCATGTTTAAAGCGATTCATCCCTGATTTAGTGAAGAGAGTAGTTGCTCTTGTGTATTTTGCCTGACATAAAGGGATTAGGATCAGGCTCTTCTGTCATCAACACAACTTTCACCCACTCTTTGACTTTAGTGGACTTTCGAATGGCATCAATAACGGTTTGAATGTAGAGAGAATCTTCAAACGTGGCCGCCCTGGATACAGGACCAATGCACCACTTCTGACGCTCATCCTCTTGTTCAAATGCTTCTCGCATCGCCTCTATGAGATGAATCATTCCCTTCAAGTAAGGAGTTGGTATTGCATGACGAGTCTTCTCGCAGATTCCATATCGTTCCTCCTCTTTAAAATTGATAGGATCGAAATGAATAAGTTCCTCTCGCAAACCGTCGTTTTTCTGTCCATATAGATCTGCTCCTTTCGCAATAAGCCGCCCTTTTGTCCCACAAACCAATATTTCGTGAACAAACTGTCCTGGCATGTGCGTATTCAGGGTGATAGTAGCACAAGCTCCTTGGTTCAACTCCATTTGAAATGTGCAAAAATCATCactggttatctcccttatacCACTTATCTTTTCTGTCTGTTTGGTGTAGGTTTTCAGCATCCCATGCACTCTGGTGGCAAACTGTTTGGTTAGAAAGGAGATGATGTCGATGATGTTACTTCCCAGCGTGTTCAAAACTCCACCGCCCATCATCTCATCACACGTCCAATCAAATTTATCCTTCATGAGGCTGCCAAAGTGAACTCGCACCTCACAGATGGTCACCTCTCCCAAATACCCATCCTCTATTAGCTGTTTCATTTTGATTAGTGTGGGAAGAAAACGAAGTCCATGGCACAAAAGGGAGAGAACTTTTGGGTAGTACCGCGCCCCGCTGACCATCCGAAAGGCGTCAACTTGGCTGGGACCTGCTGGTGACCCACAGAGAACATGTTTGCCGATTCCGAGGGCTTTGACAGCAATGGGCCACTGAAGGTGAGGAGGACAACTGATGACAACTAAATCCACATCCTTGTGCAGTAAAACCTCATCGGCTTTGTTGGTGTGAAAGGGAATACCCAATTGTTTTGAGAGATCCTCTGCCTCAGCTAGTGTTCTGCCCCACAATGCCACAACGTTGAACCCGCAAGATCGTAGGATTGGCACAAGGCAGCGAATAGTTATGGTATTCCCAAACACGCCAATGCCAGGCAGCATCTTGGTGGATGGTCTCAAACCCTATTACGCATCCTGgcaaaggcaaaaaaaaacataaagtctTAAGTTTACAAGTAGTCAGAGCTACAGAGACGTTGAGAGTCCAAAATTTAAGCCCTTGTTCTATTTCTGTTAGCGGAATTatgaagaaaaattaaattcttAGAAATGTACTGTGGCTTGTTCTATATACTTATCATCTGAACACATACATCCCATTGTAAACTGATGCGTATAAAACATTACAGTGCTTACCAGTCAGGTACCAGAACTTCTTGCATTATAGCTCTTAATCGTTATTTCATGTGAGATAGGTGCATTTGTATTACACTAGATGACTAATGTCTTTCAAAGATTGAAACTTGATGTATATCAGTAACAATACCAGTACTGCAATAAATCTTGTTCTTTAACAAAACTGATTCACAACCCTTGGTCGCTCTACAGGAGTGCTACATATATGAAGTGCTCTAAAGTATTAATAATATTTGAGAAATGTCAAGCAGACACAGTGTTAGCCTACTCATATAATATACACGTAAGTTCCTTCTTCCTGTTTCTGGCCATATCGGTACCGATATAGAATAAGTAACATTTTAATGCGATCGGTCATAGATCGTCAGTTGCAAATCGTGACAATTCATGATATTCAACAActtaaaaaaagtttatttttagtCTGAGTGAGGTGTGGATTGTAGCATATCTGCTACAACCATTTTAATGATGTGACAACGGATGATTTACGTATGTATTCCTTGCACATTGAATGAAGTCTTAATCACAATGCAATTTGGTCATCAAGGTTCACGAGCTAAGCTTAACGAATTTAACAAGCAGAAATTGTGGATACGTAGCTGTTCTTTGTACGCCATAAACTTTGAGACGCAAAATAACAATCATTTTTCACGTTTTAAAAAACATGAGGCACATAATTAGCATTCTTTCGGATTATCTTCCCTTTACGCAAAATTAACAGCGGAAATGTAGTCTTTTAACCACGAATTCCACATGTTCCCAGCCTGTTTAAATAAGAAGATTGCACTCAAGCCAATGCAAACGGAGATATGCTATCACAACAATTATTTATAACGTATAAAAAACCTTACAACCATCCACCTCCTTCCAAAATGTTGACTTTCACGTTATCCGCATCTAACAGATGGCGCTGCTGATTGAATTGGTTGTATTAAAAGTCAGGAAAAGGAATGAATTCGGAAACAAAAATAACCAAAATTCGCCGAGAGCAAATGGATGTGAAACTAGGAACTTGCCTTACCATTCAAGCCAcattatcatttttaaaaatctgatttTATTACTTACGAAAGCTAAAAATTATGTCTGATCCTATAGGCCCTCAATGTGACTCTATTATATTCTGTATTGGCACTGAGTGATATCGCCATGTCTTTCATTCTCGTCGAAAACTACCTACCTCTCAGCAACAACTGGATATCACCAGAGGTCCGTTACTTTTCAGGAAAAGGACATGGACTTATGATATCATCCAAAGCAAATTTGGTAAAGGCCACATATGGGCTTACGTGGCTGAAGTGGTTAGTGTTCCAGCGCGAAGCAATGCGTACGGCATAGATCCCGAAAAGCAGTCAAATAGATAGGGCCTACCGGTAAACGAATAAAGCCAAATAGCCAAGACATCGATTGCTGTTAGCCTTTTCTTAAGTCataacataaaatgttattttcatttcagttttgcCTACAGTGTTATTAAGAATACTAAttcttgtgaaaaaaatattgtttttaatgttaattGCTGCGCTCATTATATGTGATTTTGTTATCAGGGCCCATGCCCGACATAGGCCTATTTACAGGTCTATAGGCCTATTACGGTGGCATGTCAGGCGTATTATCGTGTTCCACTTATCAACAAGGATTTATAGGTTTTActattaaaaaatttaaaaaaaaaaattttaaaaaagtttaaacaaataatataaccttagttatGCTGGAAGAAATGCACAAGCATACCAAAATGGCCACATTCATTTTGTCCTGACGCGCTTACAGTAACATTAAACCCGCGCTCATATGgcttaaaagtaaaacaatgcGTCTGCGGAAACAGGTGCGTTCTCGGGTTAGACCtctagaaataaaaaattaaaactgatagGCCCCCCtataacatggcggcgctttcCATTTTCTCAATGTGCGCGATTTCGCTTATTTTGAACGGCGATATCTCTGTTATCTATGTTTATAAAAAGACTGAGTGTGGTAATACTTTATCGAAGTATATAA
Proteins encoded in this window:
- the LOC135465850 gene encoding glucose-fructose oxidoreductase domain-containing protein 1-like, which codes for MLPGIGVFGNTITIRCLVPILRSCGFNVVALWGRTLAEAEDLSKQLGIPFHTNKADEVLLHKDVDLVVISCPPHLQWPIAVKALGIGKHVLCGSPAGPSQVDAFRMVSGARYYPKVLSLLCHGLRFLPTLIKMKQLIEDGYLGEVTICEVRVHFGSLMKDKFDWTCDEMMGGGVLNTLGSNIIDIISFLTKQFATRVHGMLKTYTKQTEKISGIREITSDDFCTFQMELNQGACATITLNTHMPGQFVHEILVCGTKGRLIAKGADLYGQKNDGLREELIHFDPINFKEEERYGICEKTRHAIPTPYLKGMIHLIEAMREAFEQEDERQKWCIGPVSRAATFEDSLYIQTVIDAIRKSTKVKEWVKVVLMTEEPDPNPFMSGKIHKSNYSLH